GACACCAAGGGGACACCAAGGGGTCACCTCAGCAGCACGGCCATGCCACCCGGCCCCATTGTGTCCCCTGCtgtcccctcccctcccccggCACCCACCGAGGTGGCGTCGATGACGTACATCAGCGTGTCACCGTCCGCGTCCTCCGCCTGCGTGCTGAACACCACCGAGTGCACCGCCACCAGCTGCAACAGCACATGGGACCCCAAACATGGACATGGGACCCCAAACACGGAGGTGGGACCCCAAACACGGACATGGGACCCCAAACATGGACATGGGACCCCAAACATGGACGTGGGACCCCAAACATGGACATGGGACCCCAAACCCAGACGTGGGACCCCAAACATGGACATGGGACCCCAATCCCATCTGGGTATCCCAAACACAGCCATGTCTCCCCAAATCCAGTCATGTGACCCCAATCCCAGTCATGTGTACCCAATCCCATATTGGTGTCCCCAGAGCCAGCCATGTGACCCCAATCCCATCTGGGTGTCCCCAGACCCAGCCATGTGTCCCCAAACCCAGCCGTGTCCCCAAACCTGGTCACGTGTCCCCAGTCCCATCTTGGTGTCCCCACACCTGGACACATGTCCCCAGTCCCACCCCATTCCCCAGAGCCATCCATGTCCCCAGCTCCGTCCCCATCCCTATGGACACCCCTCTTCTTACAGCACTCCCCGTCCCCAACTGTCCCCATTCTGATGCCCGTCCTGGTCCCCATGGCCAACCTGTCCCCATTTCTATGGCCGTCCCTGTCCCCACCATTGTCCCCATGTCCAtcctgtccccatctccatcctgtCCCCATGTCCACCCTGTCTCCATGTCCATCCTGTCCCCACGTCCACCCTGTCCCCATGTCCAtcctgtccccatctccatcctgtCCCCATGTCCACCCTGTCTCCATGTCCATCCTGTCCCCACGTCCACCCTGTCCCCATGTCCATCCTGGCCCCATGTCCATCCTGGCCCCACCATTGTTCCCATGTCCAAcctgtccccatctccatcccgtccccatctccatcctgtCCCCCTGTCCATCCTGTCCCCATGTCCAACCTGTCCCCATGTCCAACCTGTCCCCACGTCCACCCTGTCCCCATCTCCAACCTGTCCCCACGTCCAtcctgtccccatctccatcctgtccccatctccatcctgtCCCCACGTCCAccctgtccccatctccatcctgtCTCCACGTCCAtcctgtccccatctccatcctgtccccatctccatcccgtccccatctccatcctgtCCTCCTGTCCAtcctgtccccatctccatcctgtCTCCACGTCCAtcctgtccccatctccatcctgtccccatctccatcccgtccccatctccatcctgtCCTCCTGTCCAtcctgtccccatctccatcctgtCTCCACGTCCAtcctgtccccatctccatcctgtCCCCATGTCCATCCTGTCCCCACGTCCAccctgtccccatctccatcctgtCTCCACGTCCAtcctgtccccatctccatcctgtccccatctccatcccgtccccatctccatcctgtCCTCCTGTCCATCCTGTCCCCATCTCCACCCTGTCCCCATGTCCAtcctgtccccatctccatcctgtCCCCATGTCCACCCTGTCTCCATGTCCATCCTGTCCCCACGTCCATCCTGTCCCCATCTCCACCCTGTCCCCATGTCCACCCCGTCCCCACCCCCACCCTGTCCCCATCTCCACCCTGTCCCCATGTCCATCCTGTCCCCATGTCCACCCTGTCCCCACATCCATCCTGTCCCCACATCCATCCTTTCCCCACGTCCATCCTGTCCCCATGTCCACCCTGTCCCCATGTCCAACATGTCCCCATGTCCACCCTGTCCCCACATCCATCCTGTCCCCATGTCCACCCTGTCCCCATGTCCATCCTGTCCCCATGTCCACCCTGTCCCCATGTCCAAcctgtccccatctccatcctgtCCCCATGTCCACCCTGTCCCCATCTTCACCCTGTCCCAATGTCCATCCTGTCCCCACCCCCACCCTGTCCCACCACtgtccccccccctccccaaacccCAGGGCCGCCCCCGTCACCTCGCTGACGTTGTGGGTCAGGATGGGGTCCCCACGGAAGCGCGGTCGGTTGTCGTTCTCATTGAGGACCTGCACGATCACCCGGTACTCAATCTGTGGGGACAGGGGGTGACAATGGGGACAGGGGGTGACAATGGGGACAGGAGGTGACAATGGGGACAGGGTGACATGGGGGACAGGGGGTGATGTGGGGGACACGAGGACATTGAGAGCATGGGGTGACATGGAGACACAGGGTGACATTGGGGACAGGGGGTTACATGGAGATAGGGGGTGACATGGGGACAAAGGGTGACTTGAAGGACATGGGGTGACGTTAGGGACAGGGGGTGACATGGAGACACGGGGTGACACAGAGATAGGGGGTGACACGGGGACAAAGGGTGACTTGAGGGACACAGTGTGACATTGGGGGCAGGGGTTACATGGAGACAGGGGTTGATGTGGGGACAAAGGGTGACGTGGGGACACGGTGACATTGGGGACACGGTGACATTGGGGACATGATGACATTGGGGACAGGGGGTGACAGGGGCACATTTGTTGTCCCCAAAGGGACACGTGCTGTACCGGAGCAGAGCCGTCCTCAGCGCAGATCAGGGACACCATCAGCACCGGGGACTCCAGCTCCTGTGGGGCAAAGGGACACCATGAGGGCACTAtggggacaccatggggacaccatggggatggggacaccacagggatggggacaacacggggatggggacaccacagggatggggacacatggacatgggatgggatggacaTGGGATGGACACAGACTGGGGAAGAGATGGACACGGGCTGGACATGGGATGGACATGGGATGGGCATGGGATGGGCATGGGATGGGCATGGGATGGACACAGATTGGGGAAGAGATGGACATAGGATGGACATAGGATGGACATGGGATGGACATGGGATGgacatgggatgggatggacaCAGATTGGGGAAGGGATAGACACAGGTTGGACATGGGATGGACATGGGATGGACACGGGATGGGCTTGGACGGACACAAATTGGGGAAGGGATGGACATGGGATGGATACAGGATGGAcgtgggatggatatgggatgggatggacaCGGGATTGACATGGGATGGACACAAGACAGacatgggatggatgtgggacAGATATAGGTTGAGTATAGGATGTGGGATGGGTGTGGGATGGATATaggatggatgtgggatggatgtaggatggatgtgggatggatatAGGATGGATGTAGAATGGATGTGGGATGGACGTGGGATGGGTGTGGGATGGATATAGGATGGATATaggatggatgtgggatgggtATAGGATGGACATGGGATGCATATAGGGTagatgtgggatggatgtgggatgaATATAGGATGGATGTGAGATCTacatgggatggatgtgggatggatatgATGTAAGATGGATGTAGGATGGATATgatatgggatggatgtagGATGGATATGAGATGGGATGGATGTAGGATGGATATgatatgggatggatgtagGATGGATATGAGATGGGATGGATGTAGGATGGATATGATATGGGATGAATGTAGGATGGATGTGAGATGGGATGGATGTAGGATGGATATGAGATGGGATGGATGTAGGATGGATATGAGATGGGATGGATGTAGGATGGATGTGAGATGGGATGGATGTAGGATGGATATGAGATGGGATGGATGTAGGATGGATATGATAGAGATGGGATGGATGTAGGATGGATATGAGATGGGATGGATGTAGGATGGATATgatatgggatggatgtagGATGGAGACGATATCAGATGaatgtgggatggatgtgggacGGATATGGGATGACTGCAGAGTGGATGTGGGCTGGATATGGGATGACTGCAGGGTGGATGATGGCTGGATATGGGATGACTGCAGGCTGGACGTAGGGCCGACATGGGAcgtctatggggtgtctatggggctgctCCCACCTCGCGGTCCAGGCTGCGTCCGTTGGAGGCGTTGAGCCTCATGCTGCTCCCATCCAGGTAGAACCAGGTGGCGTCGGCGCcctccaggcagagctgcatTGCGGCCCCCCCTGTGCCCCCCCCAGCGGGCAGCCGAGCCACCATGGTGCCGTGGGGGCTGTTCTCGGGCACCTCGGTGAACACGTTCCCAAAGGCCCGCGCAGCCCTCGTCCCGCGCTGCGCACAGCGTCACTCATCGCAACAGGGCGGCCCCAAGTCCCCAACAGTGGGGGACCCACGGCCCCATCTCCACACACACATCCCCAACCAGTGGGGTCTCCATGTCcccaccccaatgtccccagCTGTTGggatcccatctccatcccaacaTCCCCAACCAGTGGGGTCCCCATCTTCCTACCCCAACATCCCCAACCACTGGGGTCTCCATTTCCACACTAACATCCCCAACCACTGgggtccccatgtccccacaccGACATCCCCAACCATTGGGGTCCCCATCTTCCTACCCCAACATCCCCAACCACTGGGGtctccatgtccccatcccaatGTCCCCAACCATTGggatcccatctccatcccaacaTCCCCAACCACTGGGGTCCCCATCTTCCTACCCCAACATCCCCAACCATGGGGGTCTCCATGTCCACACCAACATCCCCAACTATTGGGGtccccatccctccatcccagcGTCCCCAACCACTGGGGTCTCCTTGTCCCCACCCCAGTATCCCCAGCCATTGggatcccatctccatcccaataTCCTCAACCACCAGGATGCCATGTCCCCAGCTTCCTACCCCAACATCCCCAACCATGGGGGTCTCCATGTCCACACCGACATCCCCAACCATGGGGGTCCCCATCTTCCTACCCCAACATCCCCAACCACTGGGGTCTCCCTGTCcccaccccaatgtccccaacCATGGGGGTCTCCATGTCCCCACACCGACATCCCCAACCATGGGGGTCCCCATCTTTCTACCCCAACATCCCCAACCATGGGGGTCTCTATGTCCCCTCACCAACATCCCCAAACATTGGGGtccccatccctccatcccagcGTCCCCAACCACTGGGGTCTCCATTTCCACACCAACATCCCCAACCATTGgatccccatgtccccacaccAACATCCCCAACCATTGGGGTCCCCATCTTCCTACCCCAACATCCCCAACCACTGGGGTCCCCATCTTCCTACCCCAACATCCCCAACCACTGGGGTCTCCATGTCcccaccccaatgtccccaacCATTGGGATCCCGTTTCCATCCCAACATCCCCAACCATTGGGGCCCCCATCTTCCTACCCAACATCTCCAACCATGGGGGTCTCCATGTCCTCACCAACATCCCCAACCATTGGGTCCCCATCTTCCTATCCCAACATCCCCAACCATTGGGGtccccatccctccatcccagTATCCCCAACCATGGGGGTCTCCATGTCCACACCAACATCCCCAACCATTGGATCTCCATGTCCCCACACCAACATCCCCAACTATTGGGGtccccatccctccatcccagcGTCCCCAGCCATTGggatcccatctccatcccaacaTCCCCAACCACCAGGGATGCCATGTCCCCATCTTCCTACCCCAACATCCCCAACCACTGGGGTCTCCATGTCcccaccccaatgtccccaacCATTGGGATCCCGTTTCCATCCCAACATCCCCAACCACTGGGGTCCCCATCTTCCTACCCCAACATCCCCAACCACTGGGGTCTCCATGTCCACACCAACATCCCCAACCATTGGGGtccccatccctccatcccagcATCCCCAACAATTGGGGTCCCACGTCcccaccccaatgtccccagCCATTGggatcccatctccatcccaataTCCTCAACCACCAGGATGCCATGTCCCCAGCTTCCTACCCCAACATCCCCAACCATGGGGGTCTCCATGTCCACACCGACATCCCCAACCATGGGGATCCCCATCTTCCTACCCCGACATCCCCAACCACTGGGGTCTCCCTGTCcccaccccaatgtccccaacCATTGggatcccatctccatcccatcatCCCCAACCATTGGGTCCCCATCTTCCTACCCCAACATCCCCAACCATTGGGGTCTCCATTTCCACACCAACATCCCCAACCATTGGGtccccatccctccatcccagTATCCCCAACCATGGGGGTCTCCATGTCCACCCCAACATCCCCAACCATTGGATCTCCATGTCCCCACACCAACATCCCCATCAACTGGGtccccatccctccatcccagcGTCCCCAACCACTGGGGTCTCCATGTCCCCACACCAACATCCCCAACCATGGGGGTCACTATGTCCACACCGACATCCCCAACCATTGGGtccccatccctccatcccagcATCCCCAACCATTGGGGTCCCACGTCCCCACCCCAGTGTCCCCAGCCATTGggatcccatctccatcccaacaTCCCCAACCACCAGGATGCCATGTTCCCATCTTCCTACCCCAACATCCCCAACCATGGGGGTCTCCATGTCCCCACACTGACATCCCCAACCATGGGGGTCTCCATGTCCCCACACCGACATCCCCAACCATGGGGGTCCCCATCTTCCTACCCCAACATCCCCAACCATGGGGGTCTCCATGTCCACACCAACATCCCCAACCATTGGGGtccccatccctccatcccagcGTCCCCAACCACTGGGGTCTCCATGTTcccaccccaatgtccccaacCATTGggatcccatctccatcccaacaTCCCCAACCAGTGGGGCCTTCCTGTCCCCACCCCAACGTCTCCAACCATTGGGGTCTTCATCCCTCCATCCCAACATCCCCAACCATTGGGgtccccaccccccaccccaatgTCTGCAACCACTAGGGTCTCCATATCCCCATCTCCACACTGatgccccccatgtccccatttcCATCCCAGCAACCCCAACCACTGGGGACTCCATGTCTCCACCTCAGGGTCTTCAACCATGGTGGTCCCCATGTCTCTACCCCGATGTCCCCAACCATTGGGGTCTCCATGTCCTCATCTCCACCCTGATGTCCCCCAGGAttggtgtccccatgtccccatctcCACCCCAGCATTCTCAACCACTGGGGTCTCCATGTCCCATCCCAATGTCCCCAACCATTGGGATCCCCATGTCCTCATCTccaccccaatgtccccaacCATTGGGATCCCCATCTCCCCACCTCACTGTCCCCACCTCAATGTCCCCATCCCAATGTCcccaccccaatgtccccacCCCAATGTCCCATCCCAATGTCCCCAACCATTGGGATCCCCATGTCCTCATCTCCACCCCAACGACCCCAACCATTGGGATCCCCATCTCCCAACCTCAATGTCCCCATCCCAATGTcccaccccaatgtccccatttcTCGGGGTCCCCATCCCAATGTCCACCCAATTCTCGGGTTCTccaccccaatgtccccacCTCAATGTCCCCATTTCTTGGGTCCCCATCCCAATGTCCTcatcccaatgtccccatttCTTGGGGTCCCCATCCCAATGTCCCCACCTCAATGTCCCCATTTCTTGGGGTCCCccatcccaatgtccccatcccaaTGTCTCCAATTCTCAGGTTCTCCATCCCGATGTCCCCACCTCAATGTCCCCATTTCTTGGGGTCCCCATCCCAATGTCCTcatcccaatgtccccatttCTCGGGGTCCCCCACCCCCAATGTCCCCCACCCCAATGTCCCATCCCAATGTCcccaccccaatgtccccatttcTCGGGGTCCCCACCCCAATGTCCGCCATCCCTTCATCTCCCCAATTCCTCATGTCCCCCCCTGCTCCCACCCCCGATCCCCCTGtctccccccatgtccccctgtCCCCACTCACACCGCTGTCCCCAGCGCCAGCGCCAGGCAGGCGGCCAGGAGGGCCCGGCAGGACGGTGCGGCCATGGGGACGGGGATGGGGACGGGGACGGGCCCTGGGTGGCAGCCTGCGGCCAAGGACTGAGAGTGGTAACCTGTCCCCATGGCAACACGCTGCCCCAcgtcccatccctgtcccattcATGTCCCACTCATGTCCCATTCATGTCCctatccctgtccccatccctatccTGTCCCTGTCCCATCcccgtcccatcccatccctgtcccattcatgtcccatccctgtccccatccctgtcccattcatgtcccatccctgtccccagccTTGTCCCCTtcttgtcccatcactgtcCCATTCacatcccatccctgtcccaatccctgtcccatcccagtcccatccctgtccccatccccatcccgtccctgtcccatccctgtcccattcacatccatcccatccccatccctgtcccatccctgtccccatccttgTCCCCCATCCTctgtcccatccctgtccccatcctgtcatcccatccctgtcccatcaTGTCCATCCTTGTCCCCATCCTGTCCCTTCTTGTCTCCCATTCCTCATCCCATCCCTTCCTGtcccccatccctgtcccattcacatcccatccccatccccatccgTCTCATCCCTGTCCCCCTTCCTgtctccatccctgtcccatccatgccccacccccatccccatccccatccctgtccccatccttgTCCCCTTCCTTGTCCCCATTCATGTCCCCATTCATGTCCCATCCCTATTCCCTCCATCCCGATCCTGTCCCATCCCCGTCCgcatcccatccctgtcccattcatgtccccatccctgtcccagcCTTGTCCCCTtcttgtcccatcactgtcCCATTCacatcccatccctgtcccaatCCCTGTCCCAATCCCTGTCCtatccctgtccccatctctGTCCCCATCCTTGTCCCCTTCTTGTCCCCATCCCAGTCTcatccctgtcccatcccacccccatccctgtcccatccctgtccccatccttgtccccatccctgtcccatccctgtcccatcccatcccatcccatcccatcccatcccatcccatccccatccctgtcccatccctgtccccatccttgtccccatccctgttCCGTCCCTGTCCCATTCATGTCCCTATCCCTGTCCCCATTCCTGTCCCATtcatgtccccatccctgtccccatccccatccccgtccctgtcccatccctgtccccatccttgtccccatccctgttccatccctgtcccattcatgtcccatccctgtccccatccttgTCCCCTtcttgtccccatccccatccccttcctgtccccatccctgtcccattcacatcccatccccatccccatccgTCTCATCCCTGTCCCCTTCCTgtctccatccctgtcccattcatgccccatccccacccccatccctgtccccatccttgTCCCCTTCTTGTCCCCATTCATGTCCCATTCatgtcccatccctgtccccatccccatcctgtcccatcccatccccatcccatccctgtcccattcATGTCCCATTCatgtcccatccctgtccctATCCCTgtctccatccctgtcccatccctgtcccattcatgtcccatccctgtccctatcccatccctgtccctgtccccatccctgtccccttCTTGTCCCATCCCCtgtcccattccatcccatccccatccctgtcccaatccctgtccccatccctgtccccttcctgtctccatccctgtcccattCATGTCCCATCCCcgcccccatccccatccctgtcctcATCCTTGTCCCCTTCttgtcccatccctgtcccattccatcccatctccatccctgttCCCAtcccctgtccccatccctgtcctaatccctgtcccatccctgtcccattcatgtcccatccctgtccccttcttgtcccatcactgtcCCATTCACATTCCATCCCTGTCCCAATCCCTGTCCCATCACTGTCCCcttcctgtccccatcccatcccatccccatccctgtccaatcccagtccccatccctgtccccatccctgtcccatccctgtccccatccctgtccccatccccatcctgcccctgtcccatccctgtccccatccttatccctgtccctgtccccatccttgTCCCCTTCttgtcccatccctgtcccattccatcccatccccatccctgtcccaatccctgtccccatccctgtcccatccctgtccccttCCTATCCCCATCCCTGTACCAATCCCTGTCCCATCACTGTCCCCttcctatccccatcccatcccatcccatccatcccatcccatcccatcccatcccatcccatcccatccatcccatcccatccctgttCCATCCCCTGTCCAATCCCTGTCCAATCcctgtcccatcccagtcccccatccctgtcccattcATGTCCCATtcccgtccccatccccatcctgtCCCTGTCCCATCCCCGTCCGCATCCCATCCCTGTGCCATTCATGTCCCATACAATAATAACACCCTGTCCctatcccatccccatccctgtccccatccttgTCCCCTtcttgtccccatccctgtcccattccatcccatccccatccctgtcccaatccctgtccccatccctttcccatccctgtccccttcctatccccatccctgtccccatccctgtcccatcaCTGTCCCCTTcctatccccatccctgtccccatccctgtccaatccctgtcccatccctgtccccatccctgttcCATCCCTGTCCCATTCATGTCCCatccacatccccatccccgtccccgtccccatccccatcctgtCCCTGTCCCATCCCCGTCCCCATTCatgtcccatccctgtccccatccttgTCCCCCTTCTtgtcctcatccccatccccttcctgtccccatccctgtcccattcacatcccatccccatccccatccgTCTCATCCCTGTCCCCTTCCTgtctccatccctgtcccattCATGTCCCAATCCCCTGTCCCAATACctgtcccatccctgtccccatccttgTCCCCTTcttgtccccatcccatcccatcccatcccatcccattcgcatccctgtccccatgtcccagccctgctgccccccaCCTGCAACACAGTGACAACACCAGACATCCCCTGTCCCCTCCTGTCCCCCCCTGTGCCCCCCTGTCCCCCCATAGTCCCCCCACCCCTTTGACCCCTCCTGTCCCCTTCTCTGTCCCCACTTTCCCATCCATCTCCTCCTGTCCCCAAATCCCCCCGTCCCCTCCTGCCCCCACTGTCCCACTCCTGTCCactttccccccttcccccccattTCATTCTGCCCCACACTGTCCCCCATTTTTGTCCCCCCCCTacctgtgcccccccccccccccccccccatccactCATGGGccgtgctgctgggatgggggggggacaGACCCCCCCGGTGCCATAtggcccccccacccccccactcCGTCAATGAGCAGCTGCTAATTAATTACTTCTAATTGGGAGATGGgctggaagggggggggaacCAGTCCAGAACCCCCCCTGTGGCTCTGCCCTCTGCCCCCTCCCCCTCTCAGACCCCACTGCCATGTTCCCCCCCCACGTCCCCCCCCATGACTCtatgtcccccccccccccatgtcctCCCTGCTATGTCCCCCTGtcacccccatgtcccccccccccatcccaaagGAACAGACCCACACGTCTCCCCCATGTCCCACCCCCCCATCTCAAAGGAATAGATccatgtcccccccccccagacccaCACATCCATCTCTATGTCCCCCCCCCTttgtccccccccccagcccaaaGTAACAGACCCATTTGTCCCCCCCCCAGCCACATCCCAgcccatgtccccccatgtcaCACCCCCCCACGtccccccccatatcccccagaCCCCATGTGCCCCCCCCGGGCCCAATGGAACAgaccccccatgtcccccccccatgtccccccccaTGTctcccccccatgtccccctgtccccattccccccccccccattccaaAGTAACAGACCCAGTGtcccccccccacacctccccccatatcccccagaCCCCATGTGCCCCCCCGGGCCCAATGGAACAgacccccatgtccccccccatgtcccccccccatgtcccactgtcccccatgtccccccccccAGACCAAAGTAACAGACTCATGTGTGCCCCCCCATGACTCCATGtccccccccatgtccccctgtTCCCATGTCCCCCCCCCAGCCCAAAGTAATGGACCCAGTGTCCCCCCCCCGCAcctccccccatatccccctgaCCCCATGTGCCCCCCCGGACCCAATGGAACAgacccccatgtccccccccatgtccccctgtccccatttcccccccccccattccaaAGTAATGGACCCAGGGTACCCCCCCCCCGCAcctccccccatatccccctgaCCCCATGTGTCCCCCCGGGCCCAATGGAACAgacccccatgtcccccccccatgtccccatgtcccccccccATTCCAAAGTAACGGACCCAGGGTCCCCCCCCTGCgccccccccatatccccctgaCCCCCATGTGCCCCCCCCGGGCCCAAAGGAACAgacccccatgtccccccccatgtcccccccctatgtccccctgtccccatgtccccccccaGCCCAAAGTAACAGACTCATGCGTGCCCCCCCATGACTCCATGtcccccccccatgtccccctgtCCCCAttttcccccccccattccAAAGTAATGGACCCAGTGTCCCCCCCCgcaccccccatatccccctgaCCCCATGTGCCCCCCCCGGGCCCAATGGAACAgacccccatgtccccccccatgtccccccctgtccccatttcccccccccattCCAAAGTAACGGACCCAGGACTgtccccccccccgccccccccccccggtacCTGCCCGGCGCTGCACCCCCGGGGCCGGGGCTGGGGACGAAGGGACAgagggacgggggggggggacgggggggggggggcggatcagaaggaggggggggggggagggggcggggccaggAAGGGGGGGGCGTGGTGTATTGTGAGCTGGggtgtgcaatggtgtgcaatgaTTCGGggtgtgcaatggtgtgcaatgaTTTGTggtgtgcaatggtgtgcaatggtgtgcaatgaTTCGGggtgtgcaatggtgtgcaatggtgtgcaatggTGAGCAATGGGGTATGTGCAATGCTGTGC
This genomic interval from Excalfactoria chinensis isolate bCotChi1 unplaced genomic scaffold, bCotChi1.hap2 Scaffold_1044, whole genome shotgun sequence contains the following:
- the LOC140264800 gene encoding cadherin-related family member 5-like is translated as MQLCLEGADATWFYLDGSSMRLNASNGRSLDREELESPVLMVSLICAEDGSAPIEYRVIVQVLNENDNRPRFRGDPILTHNVSELVAVHSVVFSTQAEDADGDTLMYVIDATSPDARFFRIDLPNSGRVVLARPLDFESRRSLEVVVTAV